A window of Lagopus muta isolate bLagMut1 chromosome 14, bLagMut1 primary, whole genome shotgun sequence contains these coding sequences:
- the CD74 gene encoding HLA class II histocompatibility antigen gamma chain isoform X1 yields the protein MAEEQRDLISSDSSSGVLPVGNNERSSLGRRTTLSAVSILVALLIAGQAVTVYYVYQQSGQISKLTKTSQSLKLQSLQRRMPTSTHPANKMAMSMMNVPMAMRVLPLAPSVGNTPMEAMKPRSNKTEDQVRHLLLKADPRKTFPELNDDMLGNMKRLKKSMSAMDWQDFEAWMHKWLLFEMAKGPEVEKNAIPTEKVQTKCQAEASFSGVHPGRFRPECDENGDYLPKQCFASTGYCWCCYKNGTRIEGTATRGELDCSAPTLTEPEEMIFSGMDMLKAK from the exons ATGGCTGAGGAGCAGCGGGACCTCATCTCCTCTGATAGCAGCAGTGGGGTGCTCCCTGTTGGGAACAACGAGAG GTCCTCCCTCGGCCGCAGAACCACGCTGTCGGCGGTGTCCATCCTGGTGGCCCTGCTGATTGCTGGCCAGGCCGTCACTGTCTACTATGTGTACCAGCAAAGCGGGCAGATCAGCAAGCTGACCAAGACCTCGCAGAGCCTGAAGCTGCAGTCGCTGCAGAGGAGGATGCCCACCA GCACCCATCCAGCAAACAAGATGGCGATGTCCATGATGAACGTGCCTATGGCCATGAGGGTGCTGCCTCTTGCCCCCTCTGTTGGTAACACG cccatggaggCCATGAAACCCCGCAGCAACAAGACTGAGGATCAAGTCAGGCACCTGCTGCTG aaagcagaccCCAGGAAGACATTCCCAGAGCTGAACGACGACATGCTGGGCAACATGAAGCGTCTGAAGAAGAGCATGAGTGCTATGGACTGGCAG GATTTTGAGGCCTGGATGCACAAGTGGCTGCTCTTTGAAATGGCCAAAGGCCCTGAGGTGGAGAAGAATGCAATCCCCACGGAGAAAG TGCAAACTAAGTGCCAGGCAGAGGCCAGTTTCAGTGGTGTCCATCCGGGTCGCTTCCGCCCCGAGTGCGATGAGAACGGCGACTACCTGCCCAAGCAGTGCTTTGCCAGCACAGGCTACTGCTGGTGCTGCTACAAAAATGGCACCAGGATTGAGGGCACTGCCACCCGGGGAGAGCTGGACTGCTCGG CACCCACCCTGACAGAGCCTGAGGAGATGATCTTCTCCGGGATGGACATGCTGAAAG CCAAGTAG
- the CD74 gene encoding HLA class II histocompatibility antigen gamma chain isoform X2, protein MAEEQRDLISSDSSSGVLPVGNNERSSLGRRTTLSAVSILVALLIAGQAVTVYYVYQQSGQISKLTKTSQSLKLQSLQRRMPTSTHPANKMAMSMMNVPMAMRVLPLAPSVGNTPMEAMKPRSNKTEDQVRHLLLKADPRKTFPELNDDMLGNMKRLKKSMSAMDWQDFEAWMHKWLLFEMAKGPEVEKNAIPTEKAPTLTEPEEMIFSGMDMLKAK, encoded by the exons ATGGCTGAGGAGCAGCGGGACCTCATCTCCTCTGATAGCAGCAGTGGGGTGCTCCCTGTTGGGAACAACGAGAG GTCCTCCCTCGGCCGCAGAACCACGCTGTCGGCGGTGTCCATCCTGGTGGCCCTGCTGATTGCTGGCCAGGCCGTCACTGTCTACTATGTGTACCAGCAAAGCGGGCAGATCAGCAAGCTGACCAAGACCTCGCAGAGCCTGAAGCTGCAGTCGCTGCAGAGGAGGATGCCCACCA GCACCCATCCAGCAAACAAGATGGCGATGTCCATGATGAACGTGCCTATGGCCATGAGGGTGCTGCCTCTTGCCCCCTCTGTTGGTAACACG cccatggaggCCATGAAACCCCGCAGCAACAAGACTGAGGATCAAGTCAGGCACCTGCTGCTG aaagcagaccCCAGGAAGACATTCCCAGAGCTGAACGACGACATGCTGGGCAACATGAAGCGTCTGAAGAAGAGCATGAGTGCTATGGACTGGCAG GATTTTGAGGCCTGGATGCACAAGTGGCTGCTCTTTGAAATGGCCAAAGGCCCTGAGGTGGAGAAGAATGCAATCCCCACGGAGAAAG CACCCACCCTGACAGAGCCTGAGGAGATGATCTTCTCCGGGATGGACATGCTGAAAG CCAAGTAG
- the TCOF1 gene encoding treacle protein, with protein MAAEGRGRRELLALIHQHLLRTGYARAARELQAQLGQKLLPSLATSLEEIFTHWEKTPSKARRRKLSDEEAAIPEKIRVPDPVSSSESSEKEEDEKEKTKTGNVTSISPVKNSAVNVESSEDDDSSSEEETPSGKGAITVTPAVVSGKAANSLHSPVKPTAPGSKVAASSAANRTVLSNKQQPSASVGTPAKAGQKLPGPGKPGRAVAAVSQAVQSKAPVTTKAPESCSSSSSSESEEEKETPTVKASAPKVELKQAAGEAESSSEESSDETSSEEELATTAVQAQPAVKAVQVNSTPVKSAPATSVSTKKSSTVKQKAVTPNQTEHGSETAPVAVKPDDTSESSDSSDSGNEEPPSVTQSKPSLKTSQAILSPVKTTPAASLSSKAAPAKTLPLSQGKQAPKTAALKQAKATPGRTAAPAKPAESTNPAESTDSSGSEEEDLPVPVSQKRLPEQPGSVPSLSQAAKATTPQKAVGSTLKNESSESGSSDSSDSEEETPVSQIQPALPAVKSNATPQPTSAKKAPAPTPAPAPVLRMASSDDSSEESDSDEEIVPPTQAVPPPCLKQTTPTGKAPPASPAAPQAASILRSPTAKLKKPGLQPAQDARLSQTALLTQAEDSLDSSSSSDSDEETPKQPPKPGLLQKPGGTEPDDSSSSDSSEDEEAVSQSLLTGYVSLSKSPAAPQTPKTVPPQPVGNAGQGKAAVNANSSLAKVSTKAAPADSSSSDSSDSDTDVEQVSANHKAESKPPLGQEATGASNKEKGAGKIDASHANPKHSPFKKALAAKENDVEAKETQANPLPSALLSTPQPEESSLGSKSEVTTAAGVPAVQTAEGLEKKKKKKEKKEKKEKKKTSSTADKAVKTSKGKDKENKKQKASQKRKRPGEDGAVGQPKEKKRKGQANEEVPKKKKKKAADDPEKPPDSKEKKKSSKKKKTGKEKKNKKMPTEGESAADSFAEVHKKKKKKKKTAEPEGLL; from the exons ATGGCGGCGGAGGGCCGCGGGCGACGGGAGCTGCTGGCCCTCATCCACCAGCACCTCCTGCGCACCGGCTACGCGCGGGCGGCCCGCGAACTGCAGGCGCAGCTCGGACAG AAGTTGCTCCCGTCCCTGGCGACGTCGCTGGAAGAGATCTTCACGCACTGGGAGAA AACTCCTTCAAAAGCCAGGAGAAGAAAGCTGAGCGATGAGGAGGCAGCCATCCCAGAAAAGATCAGAGTTCCTGATCctgtgagcagctctgaaagctcagagaaagaagaggatgAGAAAGAGAAGACGAAAACTGGAAATG TAACCAGCATTTCCCCAGTCAAAAACTCAGCAGTGAATGTAGAAAGCAGTGAAGATGATGACTCCTCATCAGAAGAGGAAACGCCAAGTGGAAAAGGTGCAATTACG gtgACACCAGCTGTGGTGAGTGGCAAAGCTGCCAACTCCTTGCATTCTCCTGTTAAACCCACTGCTCCAGGCAGTAAAGTAGCAGCATCCTCTGCTGCAAACAGAACTGTGCTCTCAAATAAGCAGCAGCCCAGTGCATCAGTTGGGACCCCAGCCAAGGCTGGGCAGAAACTGCCTGGTCCTGGGAAACCTGGACGAGCTGTAGCAGCCGTGAGCCAAGCAGTACAAAGCAAAGCTCCAGTAACGACCAAAGcaccagaaagctgcagcagcagcagctcatcaGAGagtgaggaggaaaaggagacaCCGACTGTGAAGGCCTCAGCCCCCAAAGTGG AGCTGAAGCAGGCAGCTGGGgaagctgagagcagcagtgaggaatCAAGTGATGAGACATCATCTGAGGAGGAGCTTGCGACCACAGCAGTCCAG GCACAACCAGCTGTTAAAGCAGTGCAGGTTAATTCAACACCTGTGAAAAGTGCACCTGCTACTTCAGTGTCCACCaagaagagcagcacagtgaagcaAAAAGCAGTGACACCAAACCAGACTGAGCATGGCTCCGAAACGGCTCCAGTGGCTGTAAAGCCTGATGACACCTCAGAGAGCAGCGACTCATCAGACAGTGGAAATGAGGAGCCTCCATCAGTAACCCAG TCAAAGCCATCTTTAAAAACCTCCCAAGCCATCCTATCTCCAGTGAAAACCACACCAGCAGCATCACTCTCCAGCAAAGCGGCTCCAGCAAAAACACTTCCACTGTCCCAAGGGAAGCAAGCACCAAAAACAGCAGCGCTAAAGCAAGCTAAAGCCACGCCAGGAAGGactgctgctcctgcaaagCCAGCTGAAAGTACAAACCCAGCAGAGAGCACTGACTCTTCAGGCAGTGAAGAGGAGGATCTGCCTGTGCCTGTCAGCCAGAAG agGTTACCAGAACAGCCTGGGTCCGTTCCCAGCCTGAGCCAGGCTGCTAAAGCCACGACTCCTCAAAAGGCAGTGGGAAGCACCTTGAAGAATGAGAGCTCTGAAAGTGGAAGCAGCGACTCGTCTGACAGTGAGGAGGAGACTCCAGTGTCACAGATAcagcctgcactgcctgctg tgaaaagcaATGCTACGCCCCAGCCAACAAGTGCAAAGAAAGCACCGGCACCCAcaccagccccagccccagttCTGCGTATGGCCAGCAGTGATGACTCCAGCGAGGAGTCGGATTCTGATGAGGAAATAGTCCCTCCCACACAG GCTGTTCCTCCTCCTTGCTTAAAGCAGACAACTCCCACGGGGAAAGCTCctccagccagccctgctgccccgCAGGCTGCTTCCATCCTGAGAAGCCCCACTGCCAAGTTGAAGAAGCCaggcctgcagccagcacaggatGCCAGGCTGAGCCAGACTGCACTGCTCACCCAAGCAGAGGACAGCTTGGACAGCAGCAGTTCCTCTGACAGTGACGAGGAGACACCCAAGCAGCCTCCCAAACCTG ggctgctgcagaaacCAGGAGGGACTGAGCCAGATGACAGCTCCTCGTCAGATTCCAGTGAGGATGAAGAGGCAGTATCACAG tctctcctcacaggtTATGTGAGCCTCTCCaagagcccagcagcacctcagACACCAAAGACGGTTCCCCCCCAGCCTGTAGGCAATGCAGGGCAAGGGAAAGCAGCTGTGAATGCCAACAGCTCCCTCGCCAAAGTCTCCACGAAAGCAGCCCCAGctgacagctccagcagtgacagcagtgactCTGACACAGACGTCGAGCAGGTGTCTGCAAACCACAAAGCAG aaagcaaacctCCTCTGGGCCAGGAAGCCACAGGAGCATCCAACAAAGAGAAGGGGGCAGGAAAAATTGATGCAAGTCATGCCAACCCCAAGCATTCCCCTTTCAAGAAAGCCCTGGCTGCGAAAGAGAATGATGTTGAGGCAAAAGAGACGCAAGCAAACCCGTTGccatctgcactgctttcaACCCCACAGCCAGAGGAGTCAAGTTTGGGGAGTAAAAGTGAGGTCACCACTGCTGCTGGAGTTCCTGCAGTGCAAACAGCAGAAGGgttggaaaagaagaagaaaaaaaaagagaaaaaagaaaagaaggaaaagaagaaaacttcctCCACAGCAGACAAGGCTGTGAAAACATCTAAGGGCaaagacaaagagaacaaaaagcagaaagcatctCAGAAACGGAAACGGCCAGGAGAGGACGGGGCTGTAGGACAGCCCAAGGAAAAGAAGCGGAAAGGACAAGCTAACGAAGAAGTgcccaaaaagaagaaaaagaaagcagctgatgaCCCAGAAAAGCCGCCagacagcaaggaaaagaaaaaatcaagtaAAA agaaaaagacaggaaaagaaaagaagaacaaaaagatgcCCACAGAAGGGGAGTCAGCAGCAGATAGCTTTGCTGAAGTTcacaagaagaagaagaag aagaagaaaacagctgagCCGGAAGGATTGTTGTGA
- the ARSI gene encoding arylsulfatase I, translated as MAVYALTGFSLVSLLSFGYLSWDWMKPGLVADVATSPMEKSLPPAFTRPPHIIFILTDDQGYHDVGYHGSDIQTPTLDRLAAEGVKLENYYIQPICTPSRSQLITGRYQIHTGLQHSIIRPRQPNCLPLDQVTLPQKLQEAGYSTHMVGKWHLGFYKKECLPTRRGFDTFLGSLTGNVDYYTYDNCDGPGVCGYDLHEGENVAWDQSGKYSTFLYAQRVSKILASHSPKEPIFIYVAFQAVHTPLQSPKEYIYRYRSMGNVARRKYAAMVTCMDEAVKNITWALKKYGYYDNSVIVFSTDNGGQTFSGGSNWPLRGRKGTYWEGGVRGIGFVHSPLIKRKRRTSWALVHITDWYPTLVSLARGNLSNVPGLDGYNVWPAISEGKESPRTEILHNIDPLYNHAKYGSLEDGFGIWNTAVQASIRVGEWKLLTGDPGYSDWIPPQTLTNFPGSWWNLERLTDGLRKSVWLFNITADPYERYDLSEQRPDIVRALLTRLVHYNRTAIPVRYPAENPRAHPDFNGGAWGPWASEDEVEEWEGGGGDPPKGRGKKKKCKICKLRSFFRKLNTRLMSNRI; from the exons ATGGCTGTGTACGCCCTCACCGGCTTCTCGCTGGTCAGCCTGCTCAGCTTTGGCTATTTATCCTGGGACTGGATGAAGCCTGGCTTGGTGGCCGACGTGGCTACGAGCCCCATGGAGAAATCGCTGCCTCCCGCCTTCACCCGCCCGCCGCACATCATCTTCATCCTGACCGACGACCAGGGCTACCATGACGTCGGGTACCACGGCTCTGACATCCAGACGCCCACCTTGGACAGGTTGGCAGCCGAGGGCGTGAAGCTGGAGAACTACTACATCCAGCCCATCTGCACGCCGTCCCGCAGCCAGCTGATCACCGGCCG GTACCAGATCcacacagggctgcagcactccATCATCCGCCCCCGGCAGCCCAACTGCCTGCCCCTCGACCAGGTCACCCTGCCCCAGAAGCTGCAGGAAGCCGGTTACTCCACGCACATGGTGGGCAAGTGGCACCTCGGCTTCTACAAGAAGGAGTGCCTGCCCACCCGCAGGGGCTTCGACACCTTCCTGGGCTCCCTGACGGGCAACGTGGACTACTACACCTACGACAACTGCGACGGGCCGGGCGTCTGCGGCTATGACCTGCACGAAGGGGAGAACGTGGCGTGGGACCAGAGCGGGAAGTACTCCACCTTCCTCTACGCCCAGCGTGTCAGCAAGATCCTGGCATCCCACAGCCCCAAGGAGCCCATCTTCATCTACGTGGCCTTCCAGGCAGTGCACACTCCGCTGCAGTCACCCAAGGAGTACATCTACCGCTACCGCTCCATGGGCAATGTCGCTCGCCGCAAGTACGCGGCCATGGTGACGTGCATGGATGAGGCAGTGAAGAACATCACCTGGGCCCTCAAGAAGTATGGTTATTATGACAACAGTGTGATTGTCTTCTCCACGGACAATGGTGGGCAGACGTTCTCTGGGGGAAGCAACTGGCCGCTACGGGGCCGCAAAGGGACGTACTGGGAAGGGGGTGTGCGTGGCATCGGTTTTGTCCACAGTCCTTTGATCAAGCGCAAGCGACGGACCAGCTGGGCACTGGTGCACATCACAGACTGGTACCCGACCCTGGTGAGTCTGGCCAGGGGCAACCTGAGCAACGTCCCAGGCCTGGATGGCTACAACGTCTGGCCTGCCATCAGTGAGGGGAAGGAGTCACCGCGAACTGAAATCCTGCATAACATTGACCCCCTCTACAACCACGCCAAGTACGGCTCCTTGGAGGATGGCTTCGGTATCTGGAACACGGCCGTGCAGGCCTCCATCCGCGTCGGGGAGTGGAAGCTCCTCACCGGGGACCCCGGTTACAGCGACTGGATCCCCCCGCAGACGCTGACCAACTTCCCGGGCAGCTGGTGGAACCTGGAGCGGCTGACCGACGGCTTGAGAAAATCTGTGTGGCTTTTCAACATCACCGCAGACCCCTACGAGCGCTATGACCTCTCGGAGCAGCGCCCCGACATCGTCCGAGCTTTGCTGACCCGTCTGGTGCACTACAACCGGACAGCCATCCCAGTGCGCTACCCTGCTGAGAACCCCCGTGCCCACCCCGACTTCAATGGAGGTGCCTGGGGGCCTTGGGCCAGCGAGGACGAGGTGGAGGAGTGGGAAGGTGGTGGTGGGGACCCCCCCAAGGGTCGGGGCAAGAAGAAGAAGTGTAAGATCTGCAAACTGCGCTCTTTCTTCCGCAAGCTGAACACCAGGCTCATGTCCAACCGCATCTGA